A region of the Microbacterium sp. SL75 genome:
GTGATGGCCTGGTGGACGGCCGCGCGCACGTCCGATGCCACACGCTGCAGCTGCTCGGGGTAGTCGACCTGGATCGAGATGTCGGCGGCGACCTCGGTCTCGCCGACCTCGACGCTCACGCCCTGGGCGTGGTCTTTGGCGCCGACCGCCTGGCGGATGTTGCCGATGACGCGAGCGGCACCGCCGCCGAGGGCGTGGACGCCGGGAACCTGGGCCGCGGCGATGCCGGCGACCTTGGCGACGACGGCGTCGACGATGACGGTCGAGCCGCCGTCCTTGTGGGCGGGGGTGGTCGTGGCGGGGGTGGTCGTGGCGGTGGTGGTGTTCTCGGCCATGTTCGCTTCCTTCCGTCGTTCCGGGACCGTGTGTCCCGCGATGTCATAGATGAGACGCGGCGGGCCGCGCATTCGTCACGCCTTTTTTCTGAGAGAAGGCTGAGGATGGATGCCGTTCCCCCGGCCTTCACGACACGGCGCCTCTGCGGGGCTCCGCACTGACACGGAGGAATATCGGATGCCGTCGCCGCGTTGCCCTGAAGGTGAACGACGCGATCCCCTCCCTCTCCGTTCTCGACCTCGTACCCGTGCGGCACGGGCAGACCAGTGCCCAAGCGGTGAGTGCGGCGCTCGACCTCGTCGAACGCGCCGACCGTCTCGGCTATCGCCGCTACTGGTTCGCCGAGCACCACAACATGCCCTCCGTGGCATCCACCACTCCCCCGGTGCTGATCGCCGCGGCAGCCGCGCGCACCTCGCGCATCCGCGTCGGCTCGGGCGGCGTGATGCTGCCCAACCACTCGCCCCTCATCGTCGCGGAGCAGTTCGCCGCCCTCGAGGCCCTGGCCCCGGGCCGCATCGATCTCGGCATCGGCCGCGCCCCCGGCAGCGACCCCGTCATCACTCAGCTGCTGAACCGCTCGGGTACCACGAGCGACGTCTCGCGCTTCCCCGACCACGTCACCGACATCATGGCGCTCACCTCCCCCGAGGGCGCCACCGTTCGTTTCACCTCGGGCACCGAGT
Encoded here:
- a CDS encoding Asp23/Gls24 family envelope stress response protein, encoding MAENTTTATTTPATTTPAHKDGGSTVIVDAVVAKVAGIAAAQVPGVHALGGGAARVIGNIRQAVGAKDHAQGVSVEVGETEVAADISIQVDYPEQLQRVASDVRAAVHQAITELVGMKVAEINVTVVDVFIPGDDDEDQADEQRVN